A genome region from Conger conger chromosome 16, fConCon1.1, whole genome shotgun sequence includes the following:
- the eps8l1a gene encoding epidermal growth factor receptor kinase substrate 8-like protein 1a isoform X1, with the protein MEPQSRTPPSVAARNPGAFRVMGPPGTLSVPETFMSNPPPYPGPKANGSGAQPTYTSLLQAEREVEILNHCFDDIESFIGKLQRSAEAHTVLSQRKKKKKSRRKKDMEEDDLLTLRARPPPEEEFTDIFQKFKYAFSLLDRLKFSILNPDAEELLHHLFIALDLSGGGETDWVSMGAGPGPCVSWRCRAVCSQLVKTTGGPALGAGVSSPALTGGAVALLQDNLTDEEKQLWTSLGPNWTLSRSQLGAMDSPYTPVFLDEWKPQAFDPDGQLWEDPLELQHQQEAQKQRQTEAESDAQHKHRGHSSDEMESSSLPPEGERVYSCSYDFVARNSSELSVLQGETVEVIESSKRWWKCRNRYDQIGFVPFNILEPLSAVKNGAHKASALTHVPSKKSALSPLINTSFAYNLPSPSYISSSPTAMNSQSFPGTPTGEDGDRVMVVNDELLQRLTNGKAGSPRPMVIPRTSDTSAPLDYHSPSPEVAEWLSGKGFSKTTVDCLGVLTGAQLFSLNKEELRAVVPEEGARVYSQIMVQKALIEDKRKSTELEEVMEKQKMKVDLKMESSTL; encoded by the exons GCCTCAGTCACGGACCCCTCCTTCTGTGGCGGCTCGTAACCCGGGAGCCTTTAGAGTGATGGGTCCTCCAGGGACCTTGAGTGTCCCCGAGACCTTCATGTCCAACCCCCCGCCTTACCCAGGACCCAAAG CGAATGGCTCCGGAGCTCAGCCGACCTACACCTCACTACTACAGGCGGAGAGAGAAGTG GAGATCCTGAACCACTGCTTCGACGACATCGAGTCCTTTATTGGGAAGCTGCAGAGGTCGGCTGAGGCCCACACTGTGCTGAgccagaggaagaagaagaagaagagccgGAGGAAGAAAGACATGGAGGAGG ATGACCTGCTCACTCTGAGAGCCCGGCCTCCCCCAGAGGAAGAGTTCACCGACATCTTCCAGAAATTCAAATACGCCTTCAGTCTACTG GACCGGCTGAAGTTCTCCATCCTAAACCCAGACGCAGAGGAGCTGCTGCACCACCTCTTCATCGCCCTGGATCTG AGCGGCGGTGGTGAGACAGACTGGGTCAGTATGGGAGCGGGGCCGGGGCCGTGTGTGTCATGGCGGTGCCGTGCGGTGTGTTCCCAGCTGGTGAAGACCACCGGAGGGCCTGccctgggggcgggggtgtcCAGCCCGGCGCTGACGGGCGGGGCCGTGGCCCTCCTGCAGGACAACCTGACGGACGAGGAGAAGCAGCTGTGGACCTCGCTCGGGCCCAACTGGACCCTCTCCCG CTCCCAGCTCGGTGCCATGGATTCTCCATACACACCCGTCTTCCTGGACGAATGGAAGCCCCAGGCCTTCGACCCGGACGGACAGCTCTGGGAGGACCCATTAGAGCTCCAGCACCAGCAGGAAGCCCAGAAGCAAAGGCAAACAGAAGCAGAG TCAGAtgcccagcacaaacacagaggcCATTCCAGCGATGAAAT GGAGAGCTCAAGTCTGCCCCCTGAAGGTGAAAGGGTGTACAGCTGCAGCTATGACTTTGTGGCTCGAAACAGCAGCGAACTCTCCGTGCTCCAGGGAGAAACTGTGGAG GTGATCGAGTCATCAAAGCGCTGGTGGAAATGTCGTAATCGTTACGATCAGATCGGCTTTGTGCCCTTCAACATCCTGGAGCCGCTCTCTGCCGTGAAGAACGGCGCGCACAAAGCCAGCGCTCTCACACACGTGCCATCCAAG AAGTCCGCTCTGTCTCCCCTGATAAACACAAGCTTTGCCTACAACCTTCCCAGTCCCTCCTACATCAGCTCCAGTCCCACAGCTATGAACTCCCAAAGTTTCCCAGGGACACCCACTGGGGAGGACGGTGACAGAG TGATGGTGGTGAACGACGAGCTCTTACAGAGACTCACCAACGGGAAGGCTGGCTCTCCACGCCCCATGGTCATCCCCCGGACCAGTGACACCTCCGCTCCCCTGGACTACCACTCCCCGTCGCCCGAGGTGGCTGAGTGGTTGAGCGGGAAGGGCTTCAGCAAGAC GACGGTGGACTGTTTGGGAGTGCTGACCGGAGCGCAGCTGTTCTCCCTCAATAAAGAGGAGTTGCGCGCGGTCGTACCAGAGGAGGGCGCCAGAGTATACAGCCAGATTATGGTCCAGAAGGCCCTAATAGAG
- the eps8l1a gene encoding epidermal growth factor receptor kinase substrate 8-like protein 1a isoform X2, which yields MEPQSRTPPSVAARNPGAFRVMGPPGTLSVPETFMSNPPPYPGPKANGSGAQPTYTSLLQAEREVEILNHCFDDIESFIGKLQRSAEAHTVLSQRKKKKKSRRKKDMEEDDLLTLRARPPPEEEFTDIFQKFKYAFSLLDRLKFSILNPDAEELLHHLFIALDLLVKTTGGPALGAGVSSPALTGGAVALLQDNLTDEEKQLWTSLGPNWTLSRSQLGAMDSPYTPVFLDEWKPQAFDPDGQLWEDPLELQHQQEAQKQRQTEAESDAQHKHRGHSSDEMESSSLPPEGERVYSCSYDFVARNSSELSVLQGETVEVIESSKRWWKCRNRYDQIGFVPFNILEPLSAVKNGAHKASALTHVPSKKSALSPLINTSFAYNLPSPSYISSSPTAMNSQSFPGTPTGEDGDRVMVVNDELLQRLTNGKAGSPRPMVIPRTSDTSAPLDYHSPSPEVAEWLSGKGFSKTTVDCLGVLTGAQLFSLNKEELRAVVPEEGARVYSQIMVQKALIEDKRKSTELEEVMEKQKMKVDLKMESSTL from the exons GCCTCAGTCACGGACCCCTCCTTCTGTGGCGGCTCGTAACCCGGGAGCCTTTAGAGTGATGGGTCCTCCAGGGACCTTGAGTGTCCCCGAGACCTTCATGTCCAACCCCCCGCCTTACCCAGGACCCAAAG CGAATGGCTCCGGAGCTCAGCCGACCTACACCTCACTACTACAGGCGGAGAGAGAAGTG GAGATCCTGAACCACTGCTTCGACGACATCGAGTCCTTTATTGGGAAGCTGCAGAGGTCGGCTGAGGCCCACACTGTGCTGAgccagaggaagaagaagaagaagagccgGAGGAAGAAAGACATGGAGGAGG ATGACCTGCTCACTCTGAGAGCCCGGCCTCCCCCAGAGGAAGAGTTCACCGACATCTTCCAGAAATTCAAATACGCCTTCAGTCTACTG GACCGGCTGAAGTTCTCCATCCTAAACCCAGACGCAGAGGAGCTGCTGCACCACCTCTTCATCGCCCTGGATCTG CTGGTGAAGACCACCGGAGGGCCTGccctgggggcgggggtgtcCAGCCCGGCGCTGACGGGCGGGGCCGTGGCCCTCCTGCAGGACAACCTGACGGACGAGGAGAAGCAGCTGTGGACCTCGCTCGGGCCCAACTGGACCCTCTCCCG CTCCCAGCTCGGTGCCATGGATTCTCCATACACACCCGTCTTCCTGGACGAATGGAAGCCCCAGGCCTTCGACCCGGACGGACAGCTCTGGGAGGACCCATTAGAGCTCCAGCACCAGCAGGAAGCCCAGAAGCAAAGGCAAACAGAAGCAGAG TCAGAtgcccagcacaaacacagaggcCATTCCAGCGATGAAAT GGAGAGCTCAAGTCTGCCCCCTGAAGGTGAAAGGGTGTACAGCTGCAGCTATGACTTTGTGGCTCGAAACAGCAGCGAACTCTCCGTGCTCCAGGGAGAAACTGTGGAG GTGATCGAGTCATCAAAGCGCTGGTGGAAATGTCGTAATCGTTACGATCAGATCGGCTTTGTGCCCTTCAACATCCTGGAGCCGCTCTCTGCCGTGAAGAACGGCGCGCACAAAGCCAGCGCTCTCACACACGTGCCATCCAAG AAGTCCGCTCTGTCTCCCCTGATAAACACAAGCTTTGCCTACAACCTTCCCAGTCCCTCCTACATCAGCTCCAGTCCCACAGCTATGAACTCCCAAAGTTTCCCAGGGACACCCACTGGGGAGGACGGTGACAGAG TGATGGTGGTGAACGACGAGCTCTTACAGAGACTCACCAACGGGAAGGCTGGCTCTCCACGCCCCATGGTCATCCCCCGGACCAGTGACACCTCCGCTCCCCTGGACTACCACTCCCCGTCGCCCGAGGTGGCTGAGTGGTTGAGCGGGAAGGGCTTCAGCAAGAC GACGGTGGACTGTTTGGGAGTGCTGACCGGAGCGCAGCTGTTCTCCCTCAATAAAGAGGAGTTGCGCGCGGTCGTACCAGAGGAGGGCGCCAGAGTATACAGCCAGATTATGGTCCAGAAGGCCCTAATAGAG